The Nocardioides houyundeii genome includes the window GACCACGCTGTGGAACACCGGCTCGTCCAGCGCCGCGCCCTCGCGCCGGATCGCGCCCGCGTCCAAGCGCAACAGCCGGTCCAGCCGGACCTCGCTGGGGCGGCCCTGGCGGTCCCAGTCGCCGCTTCCGACGTCCATCCAGTGTCGTCCGTGGCGCGCCTCGTCGGCGGCGTCCAGGTCGTGGTCCTGGCTGCTCAGCATCAGTCCCAGCCACTGGCCGCCGTCCCGGC containing:
- a CDS encoding type II toxin-antitoxin system PemK/MazF family toxin; translated protein: MSLLRRTLDLLSSRRADPRPSRGAVPRVEYAVERDGQPDPGEVVWGWVPYEDDPRQGKDRPVLLLGRDGGQWLGLMLSSQDHDLDAADEARHGRHWMDVGSGDWDRQGRPSEVRLDRLLRLDAGAIRREGAALDEPVFHSVVTAARRFHDLG